TACGTCGGCGTCGAGGGCGAGGATGGGCGCTACGAGGCCCCCATCACGGGCGCCGGCGCGACGACGCTCGTCATCACGACGAACGGCGAGGATACGGCCACGAGCTACGTCCTCCTCGTCGCGACCGAGGCCGACGGCACCGTGAGTGCGGTCGTGCGCCGGACGCTGACCGTCAACGCAGAGGCCAACGCCTCCGGGCAGATCCAGGTCAGCCTGAACTGGAACGCCCCGGTCGATCTCGACCTCCACCTCGAGACGCCCGAGGAGGAGGATATCTACTACGGCAACGACGTCGGCAGCACCGGAGGCGAGCTCGACCTCGATTCGAACGCCGGGTGCGGCCTCGACCGCGTCGACAACGAGAACATCGCGTGGCCCGAGGGCACCACGCCCTCGTCCGGCACGTACGTCGTTCGCGTCGACTACTGGTCGGCCTGCTCCGTGACGACCCCGGTCCCGTTCGTCGTGACGGTCAACGTCCGCGGGTCCGTCCGCACGTTCCAAGGGGTCTTCCAGCCCGGCGACGCTGACCGTGGCGGCGCCTTCGACGGCCGGGAGATCCACACGTTCACGTTCTAAGCGACGACCGCGGCGGGCCCGTCGGACGGTCCTCGGCCCCTTCCCCTGCCGTGTCCTCACACGACGCCCCGCGCGCGGTCCTCGACACGAATGTGCTGGTGGCCGCCGGCTTCCGCCCGCGCTCCGCGTCGGGCCGGCTGGCGGCCGCCGTGCGCGACGGGCGTCTCCTCGCCCTCTGGACCGAGGCGACGCGCGCCGAAGCCGTCTCCGTCCTCGGCCGGATCCCTCCGCTGCGGCCCGCCGACCTCGGCGCCCTCTTCCCCGAGGCGGGGCAGGTCCAGCTCCTGCTCGACTCAGACCGCTTCGACCGCGTGCCGGGCCCCGCCGATCGCACGTTCGCGGCGCTGGCGAGCGCCGCCGGTGCCCCGCTCGTCACGGCCGACGCACCGTTGGCCGAGGGCGCCCGCGCCCACGGCGTCGACGTCCGGGCACCCAGCGAGGCCGCCCGGTCGCTCCTCTAGCTGCTGAGTGCCGCGGCGAGCACGATGACGCCGACCAGTCCCCAGAACAGGACGATCGAATAGGCCCACCCGAGCACGAGCGCTTTCGCGACCGTCTTGGTCCAGCCCTGCCCGTAGACTCGCTTCTGCGCGAGAAGGAAGTAGAGCGGGATCCCACCCCAGAACAGGACGAGGGACAGCGTGCGAGCCCACTCGGCCGTCGTGATCGCCAGCAGGCAGGCAATGACGGTGAACACGAGGAACGCGAAGGCGTGGGTGTGGAGTCCGAAGACGAGGTGCTCGGCGTAATACCAGTCTCGGCGGACGTAGAGAACCTTGAGGAGGAGAGCGAAGACGGGCAGGATGAGGAACAGCGCCGTGGGCACCCGCCCGATGGCCTCGCGCGCGAACGCCGCGCCCGCCTCGGCGATCTCCCCCCGGCTCCGGGCCGCGTTGATCCGACGGATCGCCCCGGACCGAGCCAGGCCCTCGGGAAGGTTGATGTTCGCGTTCGTCTCGGGGTAGATCCGCGCCCGCGCCTCGTGGATGTCGGCCAAGCGGACGGTGCTGTCTGGTGGCAGCGCGCTGAGAAGGGCTGCCTCCAGGCGCCACCTTCGAAGCCGGTCGGCGGCGTCGCCCCGCGTGTCGTCGAGGGTGTCCTGAACGTCTTCCAGATCGTCGAGGAGGTCGTCGTCCGCGTCGGAGGCGATTCCGGCCGAGTCGGCTTGGACAGCCGCCGAGTCAGCGGCGGGCACCTGGAGCCGGTCGACGATGGCCTGCAACGAGTCGACTTCGGCCCGCTCCTCGGCCGCCTCAATCGGTGCGGCGGCGATGTTGGCCTCGACCTCCGCGAGATGGTCGGCGACGACCACGGTCGAATCGGGGTCGGCGCCCCCCGTCGAGATCGTCTCGCGGAGTCGCTCGGCCGGGTCTAGCAGTGTGAGGAGGACGAAGAAGAGGAGCGTCGACGTCAGGTACACCCGGAGCGGCCGGAGGTACCGCCGCCGCCGCCCCTCGACGTAGGCGACCGTCAGCGCGCCGGGCCGGAACAGCAGGTCGCGGAGCGTGACCCACACGCGCCCATCGACTCCGAAGAACTCCGACGCCGACCGGGCGAGGAACCGGTGGACGGGCTGGCGGAGCGGCTGGTCGCGCTGTCCGCACGCGGCGCAGTAGGCCCCAGCGATCGGTTCTCCGCAGTTCGCACACGTCCCCCGACCGGAGGGCGGCGCGGGGTCGCCGGGGTGCGGCTCCTCCTCGTCGGCGAGCGCGGAATAGAGGGTCGGGTCGATGTCGGACACGGCAGGGAGCGCGGACGCTCCAACCTACGCGGAGCGCCTTCGTGAACGTGTCGCAAACTGCACGCCCTCCGCTCCACGGCCCTCCGCCGGACCCGAATCCGAACGCATGGGTGAGCCCCTCCCCCTGTCCATGCGGCGTGTCCTCCTCGCCTGGGCCCTCCTCCCCGCCTCCGCTCACGCGCAGCGCTCGGTCGAGTAATGGTCCGGGACCGACCTCGGCAGTGGCCGGATCGTCGACAGCCCCCGCGTCAGCCACCCACGGTTGAACTCGCTCGACGTCGAGATCGTCACGCACAGACGCGGTGCGGATCCGGTGATCGTCGCGAGCGACAGGTACGTGCTCGTCGCCACCGTGGCCGACGACGAGACGCTGGCAGACTGCACCGCGCCCCGCGTGGGATGCGCCAACGTCGAGGCCGGCCCGGGTGGGCGCGGGATCCTCATCGGCGACGGATCAGGCCGGCGCGTCGGAGCGCGCGAACGTGGTCGTCCGCGCCGTGTCGAAGAGCCCGGAGTCGGGATCGAACTGGCGCTCGCAGACCGAGAACTCGCCGGGCCCGATCTCGACCCAGTTGTAGAAGTTGACGCCGCGGTCCGTGCCACGCCCCCGGTTCGAAGTCGCCGTGCCGGCGCTCGCGATCACGAGGCGGTGGCCCGCGTCGGCGTCGCCGGCCGGCGCCAGCTCGACCGGCGCGACGTGGCTGGTGTGGAGGTGGCCGCACAGCACGAGGTCGACGCGGGCGCGGCGGGCGGCCTCGAGCGCGAGCCGGGCGCCGTGCGAGATGTCGTGGTTGCCGAGCCCGTCGAGCAGGAGGAGGTGGTGATGGACCGTCAGCACGCGGAAGACGTCGGCGGGTTGGCGATCGAAGAACGCCTCCATCTCGTCGACATGCTCCGGACGGATCCGCCCGCCCTTGATCGTCCAGCCGTGGGCCGAGTTGAGCCCGAACGCGGCCAGGCCCTCCACCGCGAACTGGGGCGTCACGTCCTCCGCGATGTACTTCCGGTAGCGCTTGGACGAGCGCCAGAGCCGGTCGAACGGGTTGTGCCACCACGCGCGCACGTCGTGGTTGCCCGGGACGACGATCACGGGCGCCTCGAACGAATCGAGCATGGCCCGCGCGGCCTTGAACTCCTTGGTCCGCGCCCGCTGCGTCAGATCGCCCGAGACGACGACCAAGTCGAGGTCGGCGTCGTTGACCTCGGCGACGAGCGCGTCGACGACCCTCTCGTCCGAGATCCGCCCGAAGTGGACGTCGCTGAGATGGGCGAGGGTCAGGTCTGCCGAGGGAGCGGGCGGTTCCATGGTGAGGTCCGTACTCGCTCCCTCCGGATCGCGTTCGTCCACCGGCTCAGACGAGCATCAGGGACGGGTTCTCCAGCATGGCCTGGACGTCGCCGAGGAACTGGGCCCCGGTCGCGCCGTCGACGACGCGGTGGTCGCACGAGAGCGTGAGCGTCATCTGCTTGCCCGGGACCACCTCCCCACCGTCAACGACCGGCACGTCGCGGATCGCGCCAATCGCGAGGATGCAGGCGTTCGGCGGGTTGATGATGGCCGTGAACTCGGCGATCCCGAACATGCCGAGGTTCGACGTGGTGAACGTCGAGCCGGCGTACTCGCTCGGGTCGAGCTTGCCGTCGCGCGCGCGGCCCGCCAGTTCGCGCGTCTCGGCGGCGATCTGGGCGAGCCCCTTCCGGTCGGCGTCGCGGACGACCGGCGTGATGAGGCCCTCGGGCATCGCGACGGCGACGGCGACGTGGGCCGCGTCGTGCTGGCGGATGACGCCCTCGTCCTCGAGGTAGCTCGCGTTGACCATCGGGTGCCGGCGGAGCGCCGCGGCGCACGCCTTCGTGACGAGGTCGTTGTAGGAAACCTTCGCGAGCCCCTGCTTCTCGGTCAGCCCATTGATCTCCTCGCGGAAGCCGATGGCCGTCCGCATGTCGACGTCGACGGTGAGGTAGAAGTGAGGGGCCGTGAACTTGCTCTGGGCGAGCCGCTTGGCGATCGTCTTCCGCATCTGCGTGATGCGGACGTCCTGGCCGCCGGCCTCGACCGGCGAGGTCGCTGGCTTCGGCGCGGGGGCCGGAGCCTTCGCCGGGGCCGCGGCAGGCGCGGGGGCCTGGGCCGGCGCCCCCTTCCCCATCGCCCCCTCCACGTCGCGCTTGACGACGCGGCCGTCGGGGCCGGAGCCCGGAATCTGGCCGAGGTCGAGCCCGGCCTCCTCGGCCATCCGCCGCGCGAGGGGCGACGCCTTGACCCGGCCCGCCTCGGCGCCCGAGGCGGACGGGGTCACCTCCTGCGTCGCGCCATCGCCGCCGACGGGCTGGACGCTCGGTGCGGGCGTGTCGATGGCGTCGGCCGTCCCGGCCTTGCCCTCGGTCGTGGCCGGGGCCGGCTCGTTTTCCTGTGTGGCCGGCGGCGCGGGCTGGACCTCCGCGTCGTCGGCCGAGCCGCTCGCGCCGTCGCCGGCGTACTTCGAGAGCACGTCGTCCGGGCTCTCGCCCTCCTTGCCGAGCACGGCGATGAGCGCGCCGATCGGGACCGAGTCGCCCTCGCCGACGACGCGCTTGAGGAGGACGCCGTCGTCGTAAACCTCGAGGTCCATCGTGGCCTTGTCGGTCTCGACCTGGGCGATCACGTCGCCGGCCGACACCGACGCGCCCTCTTCGGCGAGCCACGCGACGAGGACACCTTCCTCCATCGTGTCGCTCATCTTGGGCATTTCGACGGCGATAGCCATGGGGACTTGGGATTGGGGGCTGGGGAAACGGAGAGGGGGATCGAGCGACCGATGACCCGGCTGGGATCCCCCAGTCCCGAGTCGCCGGTTGCCAGTCCCTACATGTAGAGCGTCTTCTTGACAGCCGCGATGGTCTCGTCCACTGACGGCATCCAGGCCTCGATGAGGTTCTTGGCGTACGGCGCCGGGACGTCCTCCGCCGTGACCCG
This sequence is a window from Rubrivirga marina. Protein-coding genes within it:
- a CDS encoding YfaP family protein — protein: MPTLPALRLLLAGLLLVGLAGCDAFGGGDPSLADVLTAVTVGTTEADLVSDDVPTDGSGTAPALDGGGQIVRGGSAIFSLTPNGADRIYVGVEGEDGRYEAPITGAGATTLVITTNGEDTATSYVLLVATEADGTVSAVVRRTLTVNAEANASGQIQVSLNWNAPVDLDLHLETPEEEDIYYGNDVGSTGGELDLDSNAGCGLDRVDNENIAWPEGTTPSSGTYVVRVDYWSACSVTTPVPFVVTVNVRGSVRTFQGVFQPGDADRGGAFDGREIHTFTF
- a CDS encoding PIN domain-containing protein; amino-acid sequence: MSSHDAPRAVLDTNVLVAAGFRPRSASGRLAAAVRDGRLLALWTEATRAEAVSVLGRIPPLRPADLGALFPEAGQVQLLLDSDRFDRVPGPADRTFAALASAAGAPLVTADAPLAEGARAHGVDVRAPSEAARSLL
- a CDS encoding DUF3667 domain-containing protein — encoded protein: MSDIDPTLYSALADEEEPHPGDPAPPSGRGTCANCGEPIAGAYCAACGQRDQPLRQPVHRFLARSASEFFGVDGRVWVTLRDLLFRPGALTVAYVEGRRRRYLRPLRVYLTSTLLFFVLLTLLDPAERLRETISTGGADPDSTVVVADHLAEVEANIAAAPIEAAEERAEVDSLQAIVDRLQVPAADSAAVQADSAGIASDADDDLLDDLEDVQDTLDDTRGDAADRLRRWRLEAALLSALPPDSTVRLADIHEARARIYPETNANINLPEGLARSGAIRRINAARSRGEIAEAGAAFAREAIGRVPTALFLILPVFALLLKVLYVRRDWYYAEHLVFGLHTHAFAFLVFTVIACLLAITTAEWARTLSLVLFWGGIPLYFLLAQKRVYGQGWTKTVAKALVLGWAYSIVLFWGLVGVIVLAAALSS
- a CDS encoding metallophosphoesterase family protein; amino-acid sequence: MEPPAPSADLTLAHLSDVHFGRISDERVVDALVAEVNDADLDLVVVSGDLTQRARTKEFKAARAMLDSFEAPVIVVPGNHDVRAWWHNPFDRLWRSSKRYRKYIAEDVTPQFAVEGLAAFGLNSAHGWTIKGGRIRPEHVDEMEAFFDRQPADVFRVLTVHHHLLLLDGLGNHDISHGARLALEAARRARVDLVLCGHLHTSHVAPVELAPAGDADAGHRLVIASAGTATSNRGRGTDRGVNFYNWVEIGPGEFSVCERQFDPDSGLFDTARTTTFARSDAPA
- a CDS encoding pyruvate dehydrogenase complex dihydrolipoamide acetyltransferase: MAIAVEMPKMSDTMEEGVLVAWLAEEGASVSAGDVIAQVETDKATMDLEVYDDGVLLKRVVGEGDSVPIGALIAVLGKEGESPDDVLSKYAGDGASGSADDAEVQPAPPATQENEPAPATTEGKAGTADAIDTPAPSVQPVGGDGATQEVTPSASGAEAGRVKASPLARRMAEEAGLDLGQIPGSGPDGRVVKRDVEGAMGKGAPAQAPAPAAAPAKAPAPAPKPATSPVEAGGQDVRITQMRKTIAKRLAQSKFTAPHFYLTVDVDMRTAIGFREEINGLTEKQGLAKVSYNDLVTKACAAALRRHPMVNASYLEDEGVIRQHDAAHVAVAVAMPEGLITPVVRDADRKGLAQIAAETRELAGRARDGKLDPSEYAGSTFTTSNLGMFGIAEFTAIINPPNACILAIGAIRDVPVVDGGEVVPGKQMTLTLSCDHRVVDGATGAQFLGDVQAMLENPSLMLV